The following coding sequences are from one Brienomyrus brachyistius isolate T26 chromosome 15, BBRACH_0.4, whole genome shotgun sequence window:
- the si:ch211-121a2.4 gene encoding transmembrane protein 205, whose translation MPTDREPSVAAKLLHLVFLSTFWGMQIWVTFISGFVMDNSLNRHTYGFIQSRLFPFYLHIGSACAFFNLTIFSMYHPYELLNEKDAFQLFIFFVCVTVAAINAQWFGQMTSEIMADMHLIEQACGLGQDIGLSSNREAYASLCESDPKYKKLTSRLWLYQILSSLCNLCCIVCNGYSLYYLAENLSTL comes from the exons ATGCCCACTGACAGAGAGCCTTCAGTAGCTGCCAAATTACTGCACCTCGTCTTTCTCTCTACTTTCTGGGGCATGCAGATTTGGGTAACCTTTATTTCGG gCTTTGTGATGGACAACAGTTTGAACAGACACACGTATGGCTTCATCCAGAGCCGACTGTTTCCATTCTACCTCCATATTGGCTCTGCCTGTGCGTTTTTCAACCTCACCATATTTTCCATGTACCACCCCTATGAGCTGCTGAATGAAAAGGACGCCTTCCAG CTCTTCATTTTCTTTGTTTGTGTGACGGTAGCTGCAATCAATGCACAGTGGTTTGGCCAGATGACTTCCGAAATAATGGCAGACATGCACCTCATTGAGCAAGCTTGTGGGCTTGGTCAGGACATTGGGTTGTCCTCCAACCGCGAGGCCTATGCCAGTCTGTGTGAGTCcgatcccaagtacaagaagcTGACCAGTCGACTTTGGCTCTATCAAATCCTCTCTTCTCTCTGCAACCTCTGTTGTATTGTATGTAATGGATATAGTTTGTATTATCTGGCAGAGAACCTTTCCACGCTGTAG